The Lycium barbarum isolate Lr01 chromosome 9, ASM1917538v2, whole genome shotgun sequence genome has a segment encoding these proteins:
- the LOC132610429 gene encoding probable folate-biopterin transporter 8, chloroplastic isoform X1 — MICSVGYSGNPSLPNVQNFKKNQSLVCLNKSFSCCHQQNPCPVFPNVQNFRKNQSFSCCYQQNDCPKNTIDKLWKPKTHLIKILAAQQVEQLPNKAKKKVFFEEKKNGFSQMESQHMSILCGVGYWVQGFRCFPWLALNFHMAHGMNMHPSTLQLVQNFGNLPMVAKPIYGILSDAVYIGGAHRIPYISLGVFLQVLAWGQLALTSAASKALPAIMACVLLSNVGASITEVAKDALVAEYGQRNRLPSLQSYAFMASAAGAILGNLIGGYFLLKTQQPKLMFLAFSALLALQLVVTSATREESLGLAQSSNYSVVREPIMEIFRKQYSDLMVAVREESIGRPLIWIAMSILAVPVLSGSIFCYQTQCLNLDPSVIGMSKVIGQLMLLSLTVLYDRFGKKVSMRKLIGIVQITYAASLLLDLVLVKQLNLKLGIPNEWFALCFSGLAETIAIFKLLPFHVLFASLAPSGCEGSLMSFLASALCFSSVISGFLGVALATCLGITSGNYSSLHFGIVIQFVAALLPLGWLSYVPMAQPAAETGRKRRQSKRTRKYRRVGRVVVDSFYSYRRKRESDLNENPLLTK; from the exons atgatttgttcAGTGGGTTACAGTGGAAACCCTTCATTACCCAAtgtccaaaatttcaaaaaaaaccAATCTTTAGTATGTTTGAACAAGTCTTTTTCATGTTGTCACCAGCAAAATCCTTGTCCAGTATTTCCCAATgtccaaaatttcagaaaaaatcAGTCTTTTTCATGTTGTTATCAGCAAAATGATTGCCCCAAGAACACCATTGACAAACTATGGAAGCCCAAAACTCATTTGATAAAGATATTAGCAGCTCAACAAGTTGAGCAACTTCCTAATAAGGCAAAGAAAAAAGTGTTTTTTGAGGAGAAAAAGAATGGGTTTTCTCAAATGGAGAGTCAACATATGTCAATATTGTGTGGGGTTGGGTATTGGGTACAGGGGTTTAGGTGTTTTCCTTGGTTGGCTCTTAACTTTCATATGGCACATGGAATGAATATGCATCCATCAACATTGCAACTTGTGCAGAATTTTGGGAATTTACCTATGGTTGCTAAGCCTATTTATGGAATTTTGTCTGATGCTGTTTATATTGGAGGTGCTCATAGAATACCTTATATTTCACTTGGAG TTTTCCTCCAGGTTTTGGCGTGGGGTCAATTGGCATTAACCTCAGCTGCGAGTAAAGCGCTTCCTGCTATTATGGCATGTGTTCTGCTTAGCAACGTTGGAGCATCCATTACAGAAGTTGCCAAAGATGCTCTAGTGGCTGAATATGGTCAAAGAAACAGACTGCCCAGTCTACAATCTTATGCATTTATGGCTTCAGCTGCTGGGGCAATTTTAGGTAACTTGATCGGAGGATATTTCCTACTCAAAACACAGCAACCTAAGTTAATGTTTCTAGCCTTTTCTGCTCTGCTTGCTTTGCAATTAGTAGTAACTTCAGCTACCAGAGAAGAGTCTCTTGGTTTAGCTCAATCATCAAATTATTCTGTTGTTAGGGAACCAATCATGGAAATATTTAGAAAACAGTATTCAGATCTTATGGTAGCAGTTCGAGAAGAAAGTATTGGTCGTCCTCTTATATGGATTGCTATGTCAATTTTAGCAGTCCCGGTCCTCTCCGGATCAATCTTTTGTTATCAGACACAGTGCCTAAATCTTGATCCATCAGTTATAGGGATGTCAAAGGTGATAGGCCAATTGATGCTTCTTTCTTTGACAGTCTTATATGACCGGTTTGGCAAAAAGGTCTCGATGAGAAAACTAATTGGCATTGTGCAGATTACATATGCTGCTTCTCTTCTTCTTGACCTTGTACTTGTTAAGCAGCTTAATCTCAAATTGGGAATTCCAAATGAATGGTTTGCTCTTTGCTTCTCGGGTCTAGCAGAAACTATTGCAATATTTAAGCTCTTGCCGTTCCATGTGCTGTTTGCAAGTTTGGCTCCATCCGGATGTGAAGGATCCCTCATGTCTTTCTTGGCATCAGCTCTGTGTTTTTCATCAGTAATTAGCGGTTTTCTGGGTGTCGCTTTGGCTACTTGCCTTGGTATAACGTCTGGTAACTACTCGAGTCTGCATTTTGGGATTGTTATCCAGTTTGTTGCGGCGTTACTGCCACTGGGATGGCTCAGTTATGTCCCTATGGCTCAACCTGCAGCTGAAACAGGGAGGAAGAGAAGGCAAAGTAAAAGGACGAGAAAATATAGAAGGGTAGGGAGAGTAGTAGTTGATTCGTTCTATTCTTATAGACGCAAAAGAGAATCTGATTTGAATGAGAATCCATTGCTGACTAAATGA
- the LOC132610429 gene encoding probable folate-biopterin transporter 8, chloroplastic isoform X2, with protein sequence MEFCLMLFILEVLIEYLIFHLEVLAWGQLALTSAASKALPAIMACVLLSNVGASITEVAKDALVAEYGQRNRLPSLQSYAFMASAAGAILGNLIGGYFLLKTQQPKLMFLAFSALLALQLVVTSATREESLGLAQSSNYSVVREPIMEIFRKQYSDLMVAVREESIGRPLIWIAMSILAVPVLSGSIFCYQTQCLNLDPSVIGMSKVIGQLMLLSLTVLYDRFGKKVSMRKLIGIVQITYAASLLLDLVLVKQLNLKLGIPNEWFALCFSGLAETIAIFKLLPFHVLFASLAPSGCEGSLMSFLASALCFSSVISGFLGVALATCLGITSGNYSSLHFGIVIQFVAALLPLGWLSYVPMAQPAAETGRKRRQSKRTRKYRRVGRVVVDSFYSYRRKRESDLNENPLLTK encoded by the exons ATGGAATTTTGTCTGATGCTGTTTATATTGGAGGTGCTCATAGAATACCTTATATTTCACTTGGAG GTTTTGGCGTGGGGTCAATTGGCATTAACCTCAGCTGCGAGTAAAGCGCTTCCTGCTATTATGGCATGTGTTCTGCTTAGCAACGTTGGAGCATCCATTACAGAAGTTGCCAAAGATGCTCTAGTGGCTGAATATGGTCAAAGAAACAGACTGCCCAGTCTACAATCTTATGCATTTATGGCTTCAGCTGCTGGGGCAATTTTAGGTAACTTGATCGGAGGATATTTCCTACTCAAAACACAGCAACCTAAGTTAATGTTTCTAGCCTTTTCTGCTCTGCTTGCTTTGCAATTAGTAGTAACTTCAGCTACCAGAGAAGAGTCTCTTGGTTTAGCTCAATCATCAAATTATTCTGTTGTTAGGGAACCAATCATGGAAATATTTAGAAAACAGTATTCAGATCTTATGGTAGCAGTTCGAGAAGAAAGTATTGGTCGTCCTCTTATATGGATTGCTATGTCAATTTTAGCAGTCCCGGTCCTCTCCGGATCAATCTTTTGTTATCAGACACAGTGCCTAAATCTTGATCCATCAGTTATAGGGATGTCAAAGGTGATAGGCCAATTGATGCTTCTTTCTTTGACAGTCTTATATGACCGGTTTGGCAAAAAGGTCTCGATGAGAAAACTAATTGGCATTGTGCAGATTACATATGCTGCTTCTCTTCTTCTTGACCTTGTACTTGTTAAGCAGCTTAATCTCAAATTGGGAATTCCAAATGAATGGTTTGCTCTTTGCTTCTCGGGTCTAGCAGAAACTATTGCAATATTTAAGCTCTTGCCGTTCCATGTGCTGTTTGCAAGTTTGGCTCCATCCGGATGTGAAGGATCCCTCATGTCTTTCTTGGCATCAGCTCTGTGTTTTTCATCAGTAATTAGCGGTTTTCTGGGTGTCGCTTTGGCTACTTGCCTTGGTATAACGTCTGGTAACTACTCGAGTCTGCATTTTGGGATTGTTATCCAGTTTGTTGCGGCGTTACTGCCACTGGGATGGCTCAGTTATGTCCCTATGGCTCAACCTGCAGCTGAAACAGGGAGGAAGAGAAGGCAAAGTAAAAGGACGAGAAAATATAGAAGGGTAGGGAGAGTAGTAGTTGATTCGTTCTATTCTTATAGACGCAAAAGAGAATCTGATTTGAATGAGAATCCATTGCTGACTAAATGA